One genomic region from Rosa rugosa chromosome 1, drRosRugo1.1, whole genome shotgun sequence encodes:
- the LOC133708276 gene encoding UDP-glycosyltransferase 74F2-like — translation MASSGYRAHVLAIPYPSQGHINPLLQFSKRLASSKGLKVTLANTIFIANSLNLPKSAGSVQLETISDGYDDGGFALAESIAAYLSRLEAEGSKSVAEIITRHKSTPNPIDCIIYDPFLPWALDVAKQFGLATAAFFTQTCAVNYTYYLEHHHGLIRNPASPPNNLPLGLHILEPQDMPSFFSVPGSYPAYFEMVLNQFSNTDKADFIFANTFYKLEEEVVDSMSQVCPMLTIGPTIPSKYLDNSIRDDKEYGLHLFEIDSVCTDWLNTKPAGSVVYVAFGSMANLSDKQMQELALGLKATDFHFLWVVRDSEEAKLPEKFKEEMAEKGLLVNWSPQLEVLSHEAVGCFFTHGGWNSTIEALSLGVSMVVMPQWTDQPTNSKLVEGLWKVGVRVTVDQNSGLVGREEIELCIRKVMGEEGIEMKMNAKKWRELAIEAVSEGGTSDKNIDEFVSKLVIAKPASI, via the exons ATGGCAAGCAGTGGCTATAGAGCTCACGTTTTAGCAATTCCTTATCCATCTCAAGGCCACATAAACCCGCTACTCCAATTCTCCAAACGCCTGGCCTCTTCTAAGGGCCTCAAAGTGACCCTGGCCAATACCATCTTCATCGCCAACTCTTTGAACCTACCCAAATCGGCAGGCTCCGTCCAACTTGAGACCATATCCGATGGGTATGATGACGGCGGCTTTGCCCTAGCTGAAAGCATCGCCGCCTATCTATCCCGTTTAGAAGCCGAGGGCTCCAAATCCGTAGCTGAGATCATTACAAGGCACAAGTCAACACCAAACCCTATTGACTGCATAATTTATGACCCCTTCTTGCCTTGGGCTTTGGATGTAGCTAAACAATTTGGTCTAGCCACTGCTGCCTTCTTTACTCAAACCTGCGCCGTTAATTACACTTACTATCTTGAGCATCATCATGGACTAATTAGGAATCCAGCTTCTCCTCCTAATAATCTTCCTCTCGGACTGCATATTCTTGAGCCTCAAGATATGCCGTCCTTCTTTTCAGTGCCGGGCTCGTATCCAGCTTACTTTGAGATGGTGTTGAACCAATTCTCTAATACCGACAAAGCTGATTTCATTTTCGCCAACACTTTCTACAAGTTAGAGGAAGAG GTGGTGGATTCGATGTCTCAAGTTTGTCCAATGTTGACAATAGGGCCAACAATTCCATCTAAATACTTGGACAATAGCATCAGAGACGACAAGGAGTATGGGCTTCATCTCTTCGAGATAGACTCGGTTTGCACCGACTGGCTCAACACCAAGCCAGCAGGCTCTGTCGTGTACGTAGCCTTTGGTAGTATGGCCAATCTGAGTGACAAGCAAATGCAGGAACTTGCCTTGGGCTTGAAGGCAACCGACTTCCACTTCTTGTGGGTGGTCAGGGATTCCGAAGAGGCAAAGCTTCCAGAAAAGTTCAAAGAAGAGATGGCCGAAAAAGGCTTGTTAGTGAATTGGAGCCCTCAGCTCGAAGTGCTGTCACACGAAGCAGTAGGGTGTTTTTTCACTCACGGTGGGTGGAATTCGACGATTGAAGCATTAAGCTTGGGAGTGTCGATGGTTGTAATGCCACAGTGGACCGACCAGCCTACTAATTCCAAATTGGTTGAGGGTCTTTGGAAGGTTGGAGTTAGAGTAACGGTTGATCAGAATAGTGGGTTGGTTGGAAGAGAAGAGATTGAGTTGTGCATTAGGAAAGTGATGGGGGAGGAGGGGATTGAAATGAAAATGAATGCTAAAAAGTGGAGGGAGCTGGCTATTGAGGCAGTGAGTGAGGGGGGCACCTCGGATAAGAATATTGATGAATTTGTATCGAAGTTGGTAATTGCTAAGCCAGCCAGCATTTGA
- the LOC133708287 gene encoding BTB/POZ and TAZ domain-containing protein 3 gives MMASPALDSPWPTSTGDSFCGSFNIHMEEQNPADILPVLEDPTSSVSYDHTIPKPPPVPGNTHAGNKSIKRLSESCYVPKETIDTWDKLFKEGCGADVYIITEGKSYIPAHLSVLTLASPVLGNFLRQSKVQNGMRYVKIPGVPYEAVYTFIRFLYSSCYEKEEMKKYVLHMLVLSHSYSVPSLKRVCIYLLEQGWLTKENVVDVLQLARNCDAPRLSLICVRMVVKDFKAISSTEGWKVMKQVNPALEQELLESVVEADSGKEERLKKKEEKKVYLQLYEAMEALLHICKDGCRTIGPRDKVFKGGQVACGFPACKGLETLVRHFSSCKTRVPGGCVHCKRMWQLLELHSRICNQPDSCKVPLCRHFKEKMQQQTKKDEAKWKLLVSKVIASKGALWPISGRRSSLL, from the exons ATGATGGCTTCACCTGCTCTTGACTCACCCTGGCCAACCTCGACTGGCGATTCATTTTGTGGATCTTTCAATATACATATGGAGGAACAGAATCCAGCCGATATTTTGCCTGTGCTGGAAGACCCGACCTCTTCTGTATCCTATGACCATACTATCCCAAAACCACCTCCAGTTCCTGGTAACACCCATGCAGGAAACAAATCTATCAAAAGGCTTTCAGAGAGTTGCTATGTTCCAAAGGAAACAATAGATACATGGGATAAACTTTTCAAAGAAGGATGTGGCGCTGATGTGTATATTATCACCGAGGGCAAATCATATATTCCAGCTCATCTGAGTGTTCTG ACTCTTGCATCACCAGTGCTAGGTAATTTCCTACGGCAATCAAAAGTGCAAAATGGTATGAGATACGTTAAAATTCCTGGGGTACCTTATGAAGCTGTCTACACATTCATTCGCTTTCTTTACTCATCGTG CTATGAAAAGGAGGAGATGAAGAAATATGTACTTCATATGTTGGTTTTATCACACTCCTACTCAGTTCCATCACTGAAGAGAGTTTGTATATACCTTCTTGAGCAGGGATGGCTTACCAAAGAAAATGTGGTCGATGTGCTTCAATTGGCAAGGAACTGTGATGCACCACGGCTCTCTTTAATCTGTGTACGTATGGTTGTGAAGGATTTTAAGGCCATATCTTCAACTGAAGGCTGGAAAGTGATGAAACAAGTTAATCCTGCACTTGAACAGGAGCTGCTAGAGTCTGTTGTTGAAGCAGATTCT GGGAAAGAAGAGAGGttgaagaaaaaggaagagaaaaaagtGTACTTGCAACTGTATGAGGCGATGGAGGCCCTCCTTCACATATGCAAGGATGGATGTAGGACAATAGGGCCCCGTGACAAAGTGTTTAAAGGAGGCCAGGTTGCTTGTGGTTTTCCTGCTTGCAAGGGGCTGGAAACATTAGTTCGTCATTTCTCCAGCTGTAAAACCCGGGTACCTGGTGGCTGTGTTCACTGCAAACGCATGTGGCAGCTTCTTGAACTGCACTCTCGTATTTGCAATCAGCCTGATTCATGCAAGGTTCCTTTGTGTAG GCATTTTAAGGAGAAAATGCAGCAGCAGACCAAGAAAGATGAGGCTAAATGGAAGCTGTTGGTGAGTAAAGTGATAGCATCAAAGGGTGCTCTATGGCCAATCTCTGGTCGGCGGTCAAGCTTATTATGA
- the LOC133708299 gene encoding sm-like protein LSM36B — MSGAGAERGSGTTKTPADFLKSIRGRPVVVKLNSGVDYRGILACLDGYMNIAMEQTEEYVNGQLKNKYGDAFIRGNNVLYISTTKMTIADGA; from the exons ATGAGCGGAGCAGGAGCAGAGAGAGGATCTGGAACCACAAAAACTCCTGCAGATTTTCTTAAATCAATTCGGGGGCGACCGGTTGTTGTTAAACTGAATTCTGGTGTTGACTATCGAG GTATTCTGGCTTGTCTTGATGGGTATATGAATATAGCCATGGAGCAAACAGAGGAATATGTCAATGGACAGCTGAAAAATAAGTATGGCGATGCTTTTATTCGTGGAAATAATG TTCTCTACATCAGCACAACAAAGATGACAATAGCAGATGGGGCATAG
- the LOC133708348 gene encoding acyl-coenzyme A thioesterase 2, chloroplastic-like, whose amino-acid sequence MMIPLLRNRNSKSCSSIASYLTLTLNANPTQTRMLLLPNSPKPLFSYRPFSTAKNSDHDEPIPAVDSIDAGSSIRKPISLWPGMYHSPVTNALWEARSNIFDKPGPGDTTTTTPQTQSELVTRTPAQSRTSILYKFSTDFELRDQYRNPWNGVRIGKLLEDLDALAGTIAYKHCCNEDGTTRPLLLVTASVDKMVLKKPIRDDIDLSLVGAVAWVGRSSMEIQLQVTQSMDGTPSSSESVALIANFTFVARDSKTGKSAPVNQITPETEKEKLLWEAADKRNEMRKKNRAEHKIDIEDKDKNRLNALLAEGRVFCDMPALADRDSILIRDTCLQNSFICQPQQRNIHGRIFGGFLMRRAFELAFSTTYAFAGSAPHFLEVDHVDFVRPVDVGNFLRLKSCVLYTELENPSEPLINVEVVAHVTQPELRSSEVSNKFYFTFSVHPEAVKDGVRIRNVVPATEEEALRVIERMDAENSHIAAS is encoded by the exons ATGATGATACCACTCCTCAGAAATCGCAATTCCAAATCTTGTTCATCAATTGCTTCATACTTGACTCTCACTCTAAATGCAAACCCAACACAAACCCGCATGCTATTGCTACCCAATTCACCAAAACCTCTATTTTCATACAGGCCATTCTCAACTGCAAAAAATTCAGACCACGACGAACCAATCCCAGCCGTCGACAGTATCGATGCAGGCTCTTCAATCCGAAAACCCATCAGCTTATGGCCTGGAATGTACCACTCACCCGTCACAAATGCTCTTTGGGAAGCAAGGTCTAACATTTTTGATAAACCGGGGCCGGGGGACACTACCACTACTACTCCCCAGACCCAGAGCGAGTTGGTCACCAGAACTCCCGCGCAGAGCCGGACTAGTATTCTTTACAAGTTTTCCACTGATTTTGAACTCAGAGACCAATACAGGAATCCCTGGAATGGGGTTAGGATTGGCAAGTTGCTTGAGGATCTCGATGCTCTTGCTGGAACCATTGCATACAAG CACTGCTGCAATGAAGATGGCACAACAAGGCCTCTACTCTTGGTGACTGCTTCGGTCGACAAGATGGTTCTCAAGAAACCTATTCGTGATGACATAGATTTGAGTTTAGTCGGCGCTGTCGCGTGGGTTGGCAGGTCATCCATGGAGATTCAACTCCAAGTCACGCAATCCATGGATG GAACTCCATCTTCATCAGAGTCCGTTGCTCTTATAGCAAACTTCACATTTGTGGCTCGTGATTCGAAGACTGGAAAATCAGCTCCTGTTAACCAAATCACACCTGAGactgaaaaagaaaagttgCTGTGGGAAGCAGCGGATAAAAGGAATGAAATGAGGAAAAAGAATAGAGCAGAACATAAAATAGATATCGAGGATAAGGACAAAAACAGACTCAATGCCTTGTTAGCTGAAGGTCGAGTCTTTTGTGACATGCCAGCACTGGCAGACCGAGATAGCATTCTTATCAGAGATACTTGCCTCCAGAACTCTTTTATATGCCAGCCACAGCAAAGGAATATCCATGGTCGAATATTTGGAGGATTTTTAATGCGAAGAGCATTTGAACTGGCATTCTCAACAACTTATGCTTTTGCTGGTTCAGCACCACACTTTCTAGAAGTCGATCATGTTGATTTCGTTAGACCT GTGGATGTAGGTAATTTCCTCCGTTTGAAGTCTTGTGTTCTATATACAGAACTTGAGAACCCTTCTGAACCTCTGATAAATGTGGAAGTTGTTGCTCATGTTACACAGCCTGAGCTCAGGTCCAGTGAG GTGTCTAACAAATTCTACTTCACATTTTCTGTACATCCCGAGGCCGTGAAAGATGGTGTCCGGATTCGCAATGTTGTTCCCGCTACAGAAGAGGAAGCACTGCGTGTGATTGAACGTATGGATGCAGAGAACTCCCATATTGCTGCATCATGA
- the LOC133708317 gene encoding formin-like protein 2, translated as MAALSTLTLMIIFLLRFTTATCHRHLLHQPFFPVESNPPTQSPSSSPPHPSQIPKMPFSSASSSSSTPPDNNKPFFPSIKPTPPPPSPTALTSFPANISSILFPQPSSSSPHRHVIAIAVSVSVTAALIIAFAATFLLYRRRRKLDPTSADDKASRTDSLRLFPPNTVASDGVHKQRTTPNRTTENFLYLGTLSTAQGNDEQSVATTSNASSKFGVSSRSGSPYQKLGSPELTPLPPLPKDNFIRRSYKHELGSDDDEGEEEFFSPRGSSASPKNVAGASSDRVLKAVEGDNFGSRSFNSRTASYPCSKSASPVSSVSNTVSPQLNFSPTSLKSNSPDSVINFMAPSRPAPIPVAVSRSLSSSSTLSERVSGNVQSSPDFLTQMKQSLVRNNSAPKRFVPIRLPPPPPPPPPPRYWEASETPVANAGPPVLVTPSSARVYQNYMGPVLAGEPSQKNDIEEKSEETPRPKLKPLHWDKVRASSDRAMVWDQLKSSSFQLNEEMIEALFVVNNSSLTPKENARRQILPSLNQENRVLDPKKSQNIAILLRALNVTIDEVCEALLEGNSDSLGTELLESLLKMAPTKEEEWKLKEFKDESPFKLGPAEKFLKAVLDVPYAFKRVDAMLYIANFDSEVDYLKRSFETLEAACEELKNSRMFFKLLEAVLKTGNRMNVGTNRGDAHAFKLDTLLKLVDVKGADGKTTLLHFVVQEIIRAEGSRLSGVNQDETAESSQQSSFRDDVEFRKRGLQVVSGLSGELINVKKAAGMDSDVLSNEVAKIAGGITKIEEVVKLIEGSALKESSQKFFDSMNGFLKKASEEIVMIQAREKLAFCMVKEITEYFHGNSAKEEAHPFRIFTVVRDFLSILDQACKVVGKVNERTIVGSARQFPIVMNPTVPPVFPGPSTKQHYGSSDDETLP; from the exons ATGGCAGCTCTCAGTACTCTCACTCTGATGATCATCTTCCTCCTCCGCTTCACCACCGCCACCTGTCaccgccacctcctccaccaGCCCTTCTTCCCAGTTGAATCAAACCCTCCAACCCAATCACCATCTTCCTCTCCTCCCCACCCCTCTCAAATTCCCAAAATGCCCTTCtcctccgcctcctcctcctcctcaacacCCCCTGATAATAACAAACCGTTCTTTCCCTCCATCAAGCCCACGCCGCCTCCTCCCTCCCCAACAGCCCTCACCTCCTTCCCCGCCAACATTTCCTCCATCCTTTTCCCCCAACCCTCTTCCTCCTCCCCCCACCGCCACGTCATCGCCATCGCCGTCTCTGTCTCCGTCACCGCTGCACTCATCATCGCCTTCGCCGCTACCTTTTTACTCTACCGCCGCCGCCGGAAGCTCGACCCGACCTCGGCCGACGACAAGGCCTCCAGAACCGACAGCCTCCGCCTGTTCCCGCCCAACACCGTCGCCTCCGACGGAGTTCACAAGCAGCGTACTACGCCCAACAGAACCACCGAGAACTTCCTCTACCTCGGCACATTATCCACCGCTCAAGGAAACGACGAACAAAGCGTCGCCACCACGAGCAATGCCAGCTCGAAGTTCGGGGTTTCAAGCCGGTCTGGCTCGCCGTATCAGAAGCTGGGCTCGCCGGAGCTGACGCCGCTTCCTCCACTTCCCAAGGACAATTTCATACGACGGAGCTACAAGCATGAACTGGGTTCCGACGATGATGAAGGGGAAGAAGAGTTCTTTTCTCCGAGAGGGTCTTCTGCGAGTCCCAAAAACGTCGCCGGAGCAAGCTCAGACAGAGTGCTCAAGGCTGTAGAAGGCGACAACTTTGGAAGCAGGAGCTTCAATTCAAGAACTGCATCATACCCATGTTCAAAATCTGCTTCTCCAGTAAGTTCTGTGTCCAACACTGTCTCACCACAGTTGAACTTTAGTCCCACAAGCTTGAAATCGAACTCGCCGGACTCTGTGATCAATTTCATGGCACCGTCTCGGCCTGCTCCGATTCCGGTGGCAGTGTCCCGGTCATTGTCTTCGTCGTCTACTTTATCAGAGAGGGTTTCAGGGAATGTGCAGAGTTCCCCTGACTTTTTGACGCAGATGAAGCAGTCTCTAGTGAGAAACAATAGTGCTCCTAAGCGGTTTGTTCCAATAAGActgcctccgccgcctcctccaccgccaccaccCAGGTATTGGGAAGCTTCAGAGACTCCGGTGGCGAATGCAGGTCCACCCGTTCTTGTCACGCCTTCCAGTGCTCGTGTGTATCAGAATTATATGGGACCAGTTTTGGCTGGTGAACCATCACAGAAGAATGACATTGAGGAAAAAAGCGAGGAAACTCCTAGGCCAAAGTTGAAGCCTTTACATTGGGACAAAGTTAGGGCCAGCTCAGACCGCGCTATGGTGTGGGATCAGTTAAAATCGAGCTCCTTTCA GTTGAATGAGGAAATGATCGAGGCACTTTTTGTGGTAAACAATTCAAGTTTGACACCGAAAGAAAATGCTCGGCGACAGATTCTACCCTCTTTGAATCAGGAGAACCGTGTGCTGGATCCAAAGAAGTCTCAGAATATTGCAATTTTGTTGAGGGCGCTTAATGTTACCATTGATGAAGTCTGTGAGGCCCTCTTGGAAG GTAATTCGGATTCTCTCGGAACGGAACTTCTTGAAAGTTTATTAAAGATGGCTCCAACCAAAGAGGAAGAATGGAAGCTAAAAGAGTTCAAAGATGAATCACCATTTAAGCTTGGCCCAGCTGAGAAATTTCTGAAGGCAGTGCTTGATGTACCTTATGCATTTAAGAGGGTGGATGCAATGCTGTACATTGCCAATTTTGATTCAGAAGTAGACTATCTTAAAAGGTCTTTTGAGACATTGGAG GCAGCTTGtgaagaattgaagaacagCAGAATGTTCTTTAAGCTTCTTGAAGCAGTGCTCAAAACTGGGAACCGCATGAATGTCGGCACCAACCGTGGCGATGCTCATGCCTTCAAGCTCGACACACTCCTGAAGCTGGTAGATGTGAAGGGCGCTGATGGAAAAACTACTCTGTTGCATTTTGTAGTACAGGAGATCATCAGAGCTGAAGGTTCTCGTCTTTCGGGCGTGAATCAGGATGAAACGGCTGAGAGCAGTCAACAATCTTCTTTCCGGGATGATGTGGAGTTTAGGAAGCGTGGCCTGCAAGTTGTTTCAGGATTGAGTGGAGAGCTCATCAATGTAAAGAAAGCTGCTGGTATGGATTCGGATGTACTGAGCAACGAAGTAGCAAAGATTGCTGGGGGAATTACAAAAATTGAAGAAGTTGtaaaattaattgaaggaaGTGCATTGAAGGAGAGTAGCCAGAAGTTCTTCGACTCCATGAATGGGTTCTTGAAGAAGGCAAGTGAAGAGATTGTGATGATTCAAGCCCGAGAGAAACTTGCATTCTGTATGGTGAAGGAAATAACAGAATATTTCCATGGGAACTCGGCTAAAGAAGAAGCTCATCCTTTCCGGATTTTCACGGTGGTGAGAGACTTCCTTTCAATTCTAGATCAGGCATGCAAGGTAGTTGGCAAAGTTAATGAAAGAACTATAGTTGGGTCTGCCCGTCAATTTCCAATTGTCATGAATCCAACCGTTCCACCAGTTTTTCCTGGACCAAGTACAAAGCAGCATTATGGTTCCTCGGATGATGAAACCTTGCCTTGA
- the LOC133708396 gene encoding uncharacterized protein LOC133708396, protein MGKNQAYKAMQRARLGSSSAGPDEVEDGMVDGSFHSPEWHAARLASLKTSHTITWEEYKKKQKEDELRKGELEKDTDRMMREYRAQLDAERARKLANGRNHSSGKSDRKKDKKDKDLKKRSSSSRKRKHSRRRSSESSSSTSSSDSSSSEEDDRESRRSKSRSKRTKKEKKHRSRTKHSSSDDDEADGPVPLSRFFGSVKS, encoded by the exons ATGGGCAAGAATCAAGCTTACAAAGCTATGCAGAGAGCCAGGCTGGGATCCAGCTCCGCTGGCCCTGATGAGGTCGAAGACGGCATG GTGGATGGTTCATTTCATTCACCAGAGTGGCATGCTGCTCGTTTGGCCAGCCTTAAAACTTCTCATACAATTACCTGGGAGGAGTacaaaaagaagcaaaag GAAGATGAACTGAGAAAAGGGGAACTGGAAAAAGATACCGATAGAATGATGAGAGAATACAGGGCTCAACTGGATGCCGAAAGGGCTCGCAAGCTTGCCAATGGAAGAAACCACTCTAGTGGCAAGTCTGATCGCAAAAAAG ATAAGAAGGATAAAGATTTAAAGAaacgcagcagcagcagcagaaagAGAAAG CATTCAAGAAGGAGATCCTCAGAGTCTAGCTCCTCGACTTCATCGTCAGATTCTTCCAGTAGTGAAGAAGATGACAGAGAATCAAGAAGATCCAAGTCCAGGTCTAagagaacaaaaaaggaaaagaagcacAGGTCAAGAACCAAGCACTCTAGCAGTGATGATGACGAGGCTGATGGCCCTGTTCCACTTTCCCGATTCTTTGGAAGTGTCAAGAGCTAG
- the LOC133708366 gene encoding mitogen-activated protein kinase homolog MMK1 → MEVGGGGGGQSADTVMSEAGPTQQPPAPHQHQMGAEAIPATLSHGGRFIQYNIFGNIFEVTAKYKPPIMPIGKGAYGIVCSALNSDTSEHVAIKKIANAFDNKIDAKRTLREIKLLRHMDHENVVAIRDIIPPPQRTVFNDVYIAYELMDTDLHQIIRSNQALSEEHCQYFLYQILRGLKYIHSANVLHRDLKPSNLLLNANCDLKICDFGLARVTSETDFMTEYVVTRWYRAPELLLNSSDYTAAIDVWSVGCIFMELMDRKPLFPGRDHVHQLRLLMELIGTPSEAELGFLNENAKRYIRQLPLYRRQSFTEKFPQVHPSAIDLVEKMLTFDPTKRITVEDALAHPYLTSLHDISDEPVCTTPFSFDFEQHALSEEQMKELIYREALAFNPEYQQH, encoded by the exons atggaagttggaggaggaggaggaggtcaaTCAGCAGACACGGTGATGTCAGAGGCGGGCCCCACCCAGCAGCCCCCGGCACCTCATCAACATCAGATGGGGGCGGAGGCCATTCCGGCGACGCTGAGCCACGGCGGCAGATTCATCCAGTACAACATCTTCGGCAACATCTTCGAGGTCACCGCCAAGTACAAGCCCCCCATCATGCCCATCGGCAAAGGCGCATACGGCATCGTTTG ctcGGCTTTGAATTCGGATACGAGCGAGCACGTGGCCATAAAGAAGATTGCGAATGCTTTCGACAACAAGATCGATGCCAAGAGGACTCTGAGGGAGATCAAGCTGCTTCGCCATATGGATCATGAAAACGTTGTTGCGATTCGGGACATAATCCCGCCGCCGCAGAGGACTGTGTTTAACGATGTTTACATTGCCTATGAGCTAATGGACACTGACCTCCATCAGATCATTCGATCCAATCAAGCTCTCTCTGAGGAGCATTGTCAG TATTTTTTATACCAGATCCTCCGTGGATTGAAATACATTCATTCCGCAAATGTTCTGCACAGGGACTTAAAGCCTAGCAATCTTCTCCTAAATGCTAACTGTGACTTAAAAATATGTGATTTTGGACTAGCTCGAGTCACCTCAGAGACTGATTTTATGACGGAGTATGTCGTTACACGATGGTACCGTGCACCAGAACTATTGTTAAACTCTTCCGATTACACTGCAGCTATTGATGTATGGTCAGTAGGTTGTATTTTCATGGAATTGATGGATCGAAAGCCATTGTTTCCTGGCAGAGATCACGTGCATCAGCTACGTCTGCTTATGGAG CTGATTGGCACCCCATCAGAGGCTGAACTGGGATTTTTAAATGAAAATGCTAAGAGATACATTCGGCAACTTCCTCTCTACCGCCGGCAGTCATTTACTGAGAAGTTTCCTCAAGTTCATCCTTCAGCTATTGATCTTGTTGAAAAGATGTTGACATTTGATCCTACAAAGAGAATTACTG TTGAAGACGCACTAGCTCATCCCTACTTAACATCTCTCCACGACATCAGTGATGAACCTGTTTGCACGACTCCCTTCAGCTTCGACTTTGAGCAGCATGCACTGTCTGAGGAACAAATGAAAGAGTTAATCTATCGAGAAGCCCTTGCGTTTAACCCTGAGTACCAGCAGCATTGA